In one window of Amblyomma americanum isolate KBUSLIRL-KWMA chromosome 9, ASM5285725v1, whole genome shotgun sequence DNA:
- the LOC144105732 gene encoding aspartate dehydrogenase domain-containing protein-like, producing the protein MRRRVGIVGFGQLGQFLAAEVQRRPETLELAFVWSRGRVLHGLPPHLVLEDLAQAASRRPDLVVEVAHPSLVRLHGEQLLRHCDLLVGSPTAFAEPDTEGRLRAAATRHGLFVPCGALWGLHDIRALADRGQLVELTVTMTKHPSALRLADAEMRVRCDRAAAAGGAAVTLYDGPVRDLCPLAPNNVNSMAAAAMAAHTLGFDGVRGRLVADPGMADYHSLELDLVGPSEPDGRTFRVRTLRMNPADRAAVTASATYGAFLGSMLEAAKGHGPGLHFC; encoded by the exons GGCCAGTTCTTGGCCGCCGAAGTGCAGCGGCGGCCGGAGACGCTCGAGCTCGCCTTCGTGTGGAGCCGGGGCCGTGTTCTGCACGGCCTGCCGCCGCACCTGGTGCTAGAGGACCTGGCGCAGGCGGCCAGTCGGCGACCGGACCTTGTGGTGGAAGTGGCCCACCCGTCGCTGGTGCGGCTCCACGGCGAGCAGCTGCTGCGCCACTGCGACCTTCTGGTGGGCTCGCCGACGGCCTTCGCCGAGCCGGACACCGAGGGGCGGCTGCGGGCGGCGGCCACCCGACACGGGCTGTTTGTGCCGTGCGGCGCGCTCTGGGGTTTGCACGACATCCGGGCGCTGGCGGACCGCGGCCAGTTGGTCGAGCTGACGGTCACCATGACCAAGCACCCGTCGGCGCTCCGGCTGGCGGACGCTGAGATGCGGGTCCGCTGCGaccgcgcagccgccgcgggagGAGCTGCCGTCACGCTCTACGACG GGCCCGTCCGCGACCTGTGCCCGCTGGCGCCCAACAACGTGAACAGCATGGCGGCGGCCGCGATGGCCGCGCACACGCTGGGCTTCGACGGGGTGCGGGGTCGCCTGGTGGCCGACCCCGGCATGGCCGACTACCACAGCCTCGAGCTGGACTTGGTGGGGCCCAGCGAGCCGGACGGGAGGACCTTCCGCGTGCGCACGCTGCGCATGAACCCAGCCGACCGGGCCGCCGTCACGGCCAGCGCCACCTACGGCGCCTTCCTCGGGAGTATGCTCG AGGCCGCCAAAGGACACGGGCCGGGGCTGCACTTTTGCTGA
- the LOC144104837 gene encoding uncharacterized protein LOC144104837 yields the protein MRHAGLAAAAAAAVWLAAALPNEEDVRALLPGVPCDEWDAASGTCYFRRQVGDTVTLWLRSSGSGVGRVSWRRRYRALDASRGDAVVELRPETAPWNVAMGAGELRISPITDSDLEPNSWEATAGSLGNLSFRLELLPVDLGPVFRGDQLTVNLEHFLTLPLESLHFRWDWDYQPLATNMRVSRSGRSLRITGLRRSQGGLLACSVYSSTGLLVARRRFRLREPIEEPLPELQSPFQLQGRVKRHADRPPDSSDSRLLAPCSRHTQCGLHASCRSRYCVCGAGYLGNGLFCWEAAAAASADGG from the exons ATGCGGCATGCCGGGCTGgccgccgcagcagccgccgccgtgtGGCTGGCCGCAGCGCTGCCCAACGAGGAGGACGTGAGGGCCCTGCTGCCGGGTGTCCCATGCGACGAGTGGGACGCGGCCAGCGGCACCTGCTACTTCCGACGACAG GTGGGCGACACGGTGACCCTGTGGCTACGGAGCTCCGGAAGCGGCGTCGGGCGCGTGTCGTGGCGGCGGCGCTACCGCGCACTCGACGCCTCTCGGGGCGACGCCGTGGTCGAGCTGCGTCCGGAGACGGCGCCCTGGAACGTGGCAATGGGGGCAGGGGAGCTGCGCATCTCGCCCATCACGGACTCGGACCTGGAGCCCAACAGCTGGGAGGCGACGGCCGGCTCGCTGGGCAACCTCAGCTTCCGCCTCGAGCTGTTGCCCGTCGACTTGGGCCCCGTGTTCCGCGGAGACCAGCTCACCGTCAACCTGGAGCACTTCCTCACGCTGCCGCTAGAGTCGCTGCACTTCCGTTGGGATTGGGACTACCAGCCACTGGCCACCAACATGAGG GTAAGCCGCTCCGGCCGGTCCCTGCGAATAACGGGCCTGCGTCGAAGCCAGGGTGGCCTGCTCGCTTGCTCTGTGTACTCGTCGACGGGCCTGCTCGTGGCGCGGCGCCGCTTCAGGCTCCGGGAGCCCATCGAGGAACCGCTGCCCGAGCTGCAGAGTCCCTTCCAGCTGCAAGGCCGCGTCAAGCGTCATGCCGATCGGCCACCGGACAGCAGCGACAGCCGTCTGCTGGCCCCGTGCTCGAGACACACCCAGTGCGGACTACACGCGTCGTGCCGCTCGCGCTACTGCGTCTGTGGAGCTGGCTACTTGGGCAACGGGCTGTTCTGCTGGGAGGCTGCCGCCGCCGCGTCAGCGGATGGCGGCTAG
- the mRpL14 gene encoding mitochondrial ribosomal protein L14, with amino-acid sequence MLPLARYGAQRAFSTSPVALHLRLRSRLRVVDNSALGRQAMMDGKPPKIIHVYNRTRIATIGDKVLLAILGQKKQGFVVGCKHMKQKPLVPRYDTNNVVLLDDNGNPLGTRILSPLPSLLRGDKQRFSKILAISSRFV; translated from the exons ATGCTGCCGCTCGCCCGGTACGGCGCCCAGCGCGCCTTCAG CACGAGCCCGGTGGCGCTGCACCTGCGGCTGCGGTCGCGCCTCCGAGTCGTGGACAACAGCGCGCTAGGCCGCCAGGCCATGATGGACGGAAAGCCTCCCAAGATCATCCACGTCTACAACAGGACTAGGATCGCCACCATCGGTGACAAG GTGCTTCTGGCTATCCTGGGCCAGAAGAAGCAGGGCTTTGTGGTAGGCTGCAAGCACATGAAGCAGAAGCCCCTGGTGCCCCGTTATGACACCAACAACGTAGTTCTGCTGGACGACAATGGCAACCCACTAGGCACCCGCATCCTGAGCCCCCTTCCATCCCTGCTGCGTGGTGACAAGCAGCGATTCTCCAAGATCCTGGCCATCAGCTCACGATTTGTCTGA